In Micromonospora sp. WMMD980, the following are encoded in one genomic region:
- a CDS encoding NUDIX domain-containing protein: MTIDGFAAHPALVEHARRFQAEGGLPAVPRVAATVLLLRPTGDDFEVYLIRRVAAMTFGGMYAFPGGGVDRSDSQTHLGWAGPEPAAWGERFRLDPADAQAVVCAAAREVFEEAGVLLAGPDADTVVGDVSGDDWEAARQDLVGRRTGFADLLAGRGLTLRSDLLLPWTRWITPEFEPRRFDTYFFVALLPEGQRTRDVSGEADHTLWLRPADALARAEAGELTMLPPTMVTLGEIAAAGDLAGVARAAAERDPGTPILPHIEDLDGPEPRFLLR; encoded by the coding sequence ATGACGATCGACGGCTTCGCCGCACACCCTGCCCTGGTGGAGCACGCCCGCCGGTTCCAGGCCGAGGGCGGTTTGCCCGCCGTGCCCCGGGTCGCCGCCACCGTGCTGCTGCTCCGCCCGACCGGCGACGACTTCGAGGTCTATCTGATCCGGCGGGTGGCGGCGATGACCTTCGGCGGCATGTACGCCTTCCCCGGCGGCGGGGTGGACCGGTCCGACTCGCAGACGCACCTCGGCTGGGCCGGGCCGGAGCCGGCGGCCTGGGGGGAGCGGTTCCGGCTCGACCCGGCGGACGCGCAGGCGGTGGTCTGCGCCGCCGCCCGCGAGGTGTTCGAGGAGGCGGGCGTGCTGCTGGCCGGCCCGGACGCCGACACCGTGGTCGGCGACGTGAGCGGCGACGACTGGGAGGCCGCCCGGCAGGATCTGGTGGGCCGGCGTACCGGCTTCGCCGACCTGCTGGCCGGGCGTGGGCTCACGCTCCGGTCGGACCTGCTGTTGCCGTGGACCCGGTGGATCACGCCGGAGTTCGAGCCGCGACGCTTCGATACGTACTTCTTCGTCGCCCTGCTGCCCGAGGGGCAGCGGACCCGCGACGTCTCCGGGGAGGCCGACCACACGCTGTGGCTGCGACCGGCGGACGCGCTGGCCCGGGCGGAGGCGGGCGAGCTGACCATGCTGCCGCCGACCATGGTCACGCTCGGCGAGATCGCCGCCGCCGGCGACCTCGCGGGCGTGGCCCGCGCGGCGGCGGAACGAGACCCGGGTACGCCGATCCTCCCGCACATCGAGGACCTGGACGGCCCCGAGCCGCGCTTCCTGCTGCGCTGA